Proteins found in one Halobaculum sp. MBLA0147 genomic segment:
- a CDS encoding 30S ribosomal protein S11: protein MSESQAQDKWGVAHVFASFNNTLITITDVTGAETIVKSSGGSVVKQNRDEASPYAAMQMAEKVAEEAQAEGIEGVHVRVRGPGGNAQKSPGPGAQPTIRALARAGLEIGRIEDVTPIPHDGTRAPKKNRL, encoded by the coding sequence ATGAGCGAGTCACAGGCACAAGACAAGTGGGGCGTCGCCCACGTGTTCGCATCGTTCAACAACACGCTGATCACGATCACGGACGTGACCGGCGCGGAGACCATCGTGAAGTCCTCGGGCGGCTCCGTCGTGAAGCAGAACCGCGACGAGGCGTCCCCGTACGCCGCGATGCAGATGGCCGAGAAGGTGGCCGAGGAGGCTCAGGCCGAGGGCATCGAGGGCGTCCACGTCCGCGTGCGCGGACCCGGCGGCAACGCACAGAAGTCGCCGGGGCCGGGCGCCCAGCCGACGATCCGGGCGCTGGCCCGCGCGGGGCTGGAGATCGGTCGTATCGAGGACGTGACTCCGATCCCGCACGACGGGACGCGCGCACCCAAGAAGAACCGTCTCTGA